The following proteins are encoded in a genomic region of Camarhynchus parvulus chromosome 4A, STF_HiC, whole genome shotgun sequence:
- the APOOL gene encoding MICOS complex subunit MIC27 isoform X2: MAAKVAKLAAVSSGLPFICITVYAATEKESKSQLVKPDKLPIYSAPPLTSRYIEEQPGPLQQQLTALRRTTGHYFGWCQSVYVFIKNGIMDSIQFGKDAYVYLNNPPPEFLPKAAVITVSGLAGAVLARKGSRFKKIAYPLGLTTVGYAVCYPAQSVVIAKVTGKKLRYASHQTYEAVRSLWADKETVTKLQQESKPIMQEDKKKKGISSTKPESAVESGSFNRTESFPVKCRSNEDPVPSSGTVKKSKFKPDPKLADHGQSSPEDVDMYSTRS, from the exons ATGGCGGCCAAG GTGGCAAAGCTGGCAGCTGTTTCATCTGGGCTGCCATTTATATGTATTACTGTATATGCAGCAACAGAAAAGGAATCAAAAAGTCAGCTGGTGAAGCCAGACAAG CTCCCCATTTACAGTGCTCCCCCGCTGACGTCCCGGTACATCGAGGAGCAGCCGgggcccctgcagcagcagctcacgGCTCTGCGGAGGACGACCGGCCACTACTTCGGCTGGTGCCAG AGTGTCTATGtctttattaaaaatggaataatGGATTCGATTCAGTTTGGAAAAG ATGCTTATGTTTACCTGAACAACCCTCCCccagaatttcttcccaaagcCGCTGTGATTACAGTGTCAGGCCTGGCTGGTGCAGTGCTGGCAAGGAAAG GTTCTAGATTTAAGAAAATTGCTTATCCATTGGGACTTACTACTGTAGGATATGCTGTTTGTTACCCAGCTCAGTCAGTGGTCATTGCTAAG GTAACAGGGAAAAAGTTGCGTTATGCGAGTCACCAGACCTACGAGGCTGTGAGGTCACTGTGGGCAGACAAGGAAACTGTCACCAAG ctgcagcaagagTCAAAACCAATTATGCaagaagataagaaaaagaagggaatttCTAGTACCAAACCTGAGTCTGCTGTTGAGTCAGGATCATTTAACAGAACTGAATCTTTTCCAGTAAAGTGTCGGAGTAATGAAGATCCAGTGCCTTCATCAG GAACAGTgaagaaatcaaaatttaagCCTGATCCAAAACTTGCAGACCATGGTCAGTCCAGCCCAGAAGATGTGGACATGTACAGCACCAGGAGCTAA
- the APOOL gene encoding MICOS complex subunit MIC27 isoform X1, with protein sequence MQRIKAKIIQVAKLAAVSSGLPFICITVYAATEKESKSQLVKPDKLPIYSAPPLTSRYIEEQPGPLQQQLTALRRTTGHYFGWCQSVYVFIKNGIMDSIQFGKDAYVYLNNPPPEFLPKAAVITVSGLAGAVLARKGSRFKKIAYPLGLTTVGYAVCYPAQSVVIAKVTGKKLRYASHQTYEAVRSLWADKETVTKLQQESKPIMQEDKKKKGISSTKPESAVESGSFNRTESFPVKCRSNEDPVPSSGTVKKSKFKPDPKLADHGQSSPEDVDMYSTRS encoded by the exons ATGCAAAGAATTAAAGCCAAAATTATCCAG GTGGCAAAGCTGGCAGCTGTTTCATCTGGGCTGCCATTTATATGTATTACTGTATATGCAGCAACAGAAAAGGAATCAAAAAGTCAGCTGGTGAAGCCAGACAAG CTCCCCATTTACAGTGCTCCCCCGCTGACGTCCCGGTACATCGAGGAGCAGCCGgggcccctgcagcagcagctcacgGCTCTGCGGAGGACGACCGGCCACTACTTCGGCTGGTGCCAG AGTGTCTATGtctttattaaaaatggaataatGGATTCGATTCAGTTTGGAAAAG ATGCTTATGTTTACCTGAACAACCCTCCCccagaatttcttcccaaagcCGCTGTGATTACAGTGTCAGGCCTGGCTGGTGCAGTGCTGGCAAGGAAAG GTTCTAGATTTAAGAAAATTGCTTATCCATTGGGACTTACTACTGTAGGATATGCTGTTTGTTACCCAGCTCAGTCAGTGGTCATTGCTAAG GTAACAGGGAAAAAGTTGCGTTATGCGAGTCACCAGACCTACGAGGCTGTGAGGTCACTGTGGGCAGACAAGGAAACTGTCACCAAG ctgcagcaagagTCAAAACCAATTATGCaagaagataagaaaaagaagggaatttCTAGTACCAAACCTGAGTCTGCTGTTGAGTCAGGATCATTTAACAGAACTGAATCTTTTCCAGTAAAGTGTCGGAGTAATGAAGATCCAGTGCCTTCATCAG GAACAGTgaagaaatcaaaatttaagCCTGATCCAAAACTTGCAGACCATGGTCAGTCCAGCCCAGAAGATGTGGACATGTACAGCACCAGGAGCTAA